Proteins found in one Angustibacter sp. Root456 genomic segment:
- a CDS encoding GyrI-like domain-containing protein: MSYEVTEVDLPERPAAVVRGHVAHDGIPAFLGGAFSAVIAAVGPRGLGPAGPAFARYRVADDGGWDIEAGFSLLAPLVGGDGEVEATTLPAGLAARTLHVGDYGMLGEAYAAVTAWLSEHDLAAAGEPWECYLDGPEVETPRTEVFFPCRPR, from the coding sequence ATGAGTTACGAGGTCACCGAGGTCGATCTGCCGGAGCGGCCAGCTGCCGTCGTCCGCGGGCACGTCGCCCACGACGGCATCCCCGCCTTCCTCGGCGGCGCGTTCAGCGCCGTCATCGCCGCCGTCGGCCCCCGCGGTCTCGGCCCGGCGGGTCCGGCGTTCGCCAGGTACCGCGTGGCCGACGACGGCGGCTGGGACATCGAAGCGGGGTTCTCCCTGCTCGCGCCGCTGGTGGGCGGCGACGGCGAGGTCGAGGCCACCACGTTGCCGGCAGGCCTGGCCGCCCGCACGCTGCACGTCGGCGACTACGGCATGCTCGGGGAGGCCTACGCGGCGGTGACGGCGTGGCTGTCGGAGCACGACCTCGCGGCGGCGGGCGAGCCGTGGGAGTGCTACCTCGACGGCCCGGAGGTCGAGACACCACGCACCGAGGTCTTCTTCCCCTGCCGCCCCCGCTGA
- a CDS encoding HIT domain-containing protein, with protein sequence MSEEHVEPADQFVGDPDGFERLWTPHRMVYIDGQSKPADDSTHECPFCRVPRLDDESGLVVHRGELAYAVLNLYPYSPGHLMVCPYRHVAAYVDLTDDEAHEVAALTQSAIRALTKASAPHGFNIGMNQGAVAGAGIAAHLHQHVVPRWGGDANFMPIIARTKPLPVLLGETRQRLADAWPSA encoded by the coding sequence GTGAGCGAGGAGCACGTCGAGCCGGCCGACCAGTTCGTCGGTGACCCGGACGGTTTCGAACGCCTCTGGACCCCGCACCGGATGGTCTACATCGACGGCCAGAGCAAGCCGGCCGACGACTCCACGCACGAGTGCCCGTTCTGCCGCGTGCCGCGCCTGGACGACGAGAGCGGGCTCGTCGTGCACCGCGGTGAGCTCGCGTACGCCGTGCTGAACCTGTACCCGTACAGCCCGGGGCACCTCATGGTGTGCCCGTACCGGCACGTCGCGGCGTACGTCGACCTCACCGACGACGAGGCGCACGAGGTCGCGGCGCTGACGCAGTCGGCGATCCGGGCGCTCACGAAGGCGTCGGCGCCGCACGGCTTCAACATCGGCATGAACCAGGGTGCGGTGGCCGGCGCGGGCATCGCCGCGCACCTGCACCAGCACGTCGTGCCGCGGTGGGGCGGGGACGCCAACTTCATGCCGATCATCGCGCGCACCAAGCCGCTGCCCGTGCTGCTCGGCGAGACGCGCCAGCGCCTCGCCGACGCCTGGCCCAGCGCCTGA
- the thrS gene encoding threonine--tRNA ligase: MSAQITVSVAGSERSVPAGTTAGELFEDASRGPQAVVVARVGGELRDLSHVLSDGDVVEPVTIDSEDGLAVLRHSTAHVLAQAVQQVNPKARLGIGPPVRDGFYYDFDVDTPFTPDDVKALEKAMQKIVNEGQTFARRAVSDDDARAELADEPYKLELIGLKGGAADAAEGASAEVGAGELTIYDNLRRDGSVAWKDLCRGPHLPTTKLIGNGFKLMRTAAAYWRGSEKNPQLQRVYGTAWPTKDELKGYLDRLAEAERRDHRKLGAELDLFSFPDEIGSGLAVFHPKGAVMRMEMEEYSRRRHIEAGYSFVNTPHITKAKLFETSRHLEWYAEGMYPPMHLDAELNADGSVRKPGQDYYLKPMNCPMHNLVFQSRGRSYRELPLRLFEFGTVYRYEKSGVVHGLTRARGFTQDDAHIYCTREQMRDELASLLTFVLNLLRDYGLNDFYLELSTRDPEKSVGDDATWAEATETLREVATESGLHLVDDPGGAAFYGPKISVQATDAIGRTWQLSTIQLDFFEPELFELEYTAPDGSRQRPVMIHRALFGSIERFFGILVEHYAGAFPAWLAPVQVVAIPVADAHVDYLQDVAARLRAEGVRIEVDTADDRFPKKIRNAQKAKVPFMLIAGDDDVSKGAVSFRYRDGSQNNGVPLDDAVGEILEAIRTRAVTP, from the coding sequence GTGTCCGCCCAGATCACCGTGTCCGTCGCCGGGAGCGAGCGATCGGTGCCGGCGGGGACGACGGCGGGCGAGCTGTTCGAGGACGCCTCCCGCGGTCCGCAGGCCGTCGTCGTCGCCCGCGTCGGCGGCGAGCTGCGCGACCTCAGCCACGTCCTGAGCGACGGTGACGTCGTCGAGCCCGTCACCATCGACAGCGAGGACGGCTTGGCGGTGCTGCGCCACTCGACCGCTCACGTGCTCGCCCAGGCGGTGCAGCAGGTGAACCCCAAGGCGCGGCTGGGCATCGGGCCGCCGGTGCGCGACGGCTTCTACTACGACTTCGACGTCGACACCCCGTTCACGCCGGACGACGTCAAGGCGCTCGAGAAGGCGATGCAGAAGATCGTCAACGAGGGCCAGACCTTCGCCCGCCGCGCGGTGAGCGACGACGACGCGCGCGCCGAGCTGGCCGACGAGCCGTACAAGCTCGAGCTCATCGGCCTCAAGGGTGGCGCCGCCGACGCGGCCGAGGGCGCCTCGGCCGAGGTGGGCGCCGGTGAGCTCACCATCTACGACAACCTGCGGCGCGACGGGTCCGTGGCCTGGAAGGACCTGTGCCGCGGCCCGCACCTGCCTACCACCAAGCTCATCGGCAACGGCTTCAAGCTCATGCGCACTGCCGCGGCCTACTGGCGCGGCAGCGAGAAGAACCCGCAGCTGCAGCGCGTCTACGGCACCGCGTGGCCCACCAAGGACGAGCTCAAGGGCTACCTCGACCGGCTGGCCGAGGCCGAGCGCCGCGACCACCGCAAGCTGGGCGCCGAGCTCGACCTGTTCTCCTTCCCCGACGAGATCGGGTCCGGCCTGGCGGTCTTCCACCCCAAGGGCGCCGTGATGCGCATGGAGATGGAGGAGTACTCGCGCCGCCGGCACATCGAGGCCGGGTACTCGTTCGTCAACACCCCGCACATCACCAAGGCGAAGCTCTTCGAGACCTCCCGTCACCTGGAGTGGTACGCCGAGGGCATGTACCCGCCCATGCACCTGGACGCCGAGCTGAACGCCGACGGCTCGGTGCGCAAGCCCGGGCAGGACTACTACCTCAAGCCGATGAACTGCCCCATGCACAACCTGGTGTTCCAGTCGCGTGGGCGGTCGTACCGCGAGCTTCCGTTGCGGCTGTTCGAGTTCGGCACCGTCTACCGGTACGAGAAGTCCGGCGTCGTGCACGGGCTCACCCGCGCGCGCGGCTTCACCCAGGACGACGCGCACATCTACTGCACCCGCGAGCAGATGCGCGACGAGCTGGCGTCACTGCTCACCTTCGTGCTGAACCTGTTGCGCGACTATGGGTTGAACGACTTCTACCTCGAGCTGTCGACCCGCGACCCCGAGAAGTCGGTCGGCGACGACGCGACCTGGGCCGAGGCCACTGAGACCCTGCGCGAGGTGGCCACCGAGTCCGGGCTGCACCTCGTCGACGACCCGGGCGGCGCAGCGTTCTACGGGCCGAAGATCTCGGTGCAGGCGACCGACGCCATCGGGCGCACCTGGCAGCTGTCGACGATCCAGCTGGACTTCTTCGAGCCGGAGCTCTTCGAGCTCGAGTACACCGCGCCGGACGGCTCGCGGCAGCGCCCGGTGATGATCCACCGCGCGCTGTTCGGGTCGATCGAGCGGTTCTTCGGCATCCTCGTCGAGCACTACGCCGGGGCGTTCCCCGCGTGGCTGGCGCCGGTGCAGGTCGTCGCCATCCCCGTGGCCGACGCCCACGTCGACTACCTGCAGGACGTCGCAGCCCGGCTGCGCGCTGAGGGTGTGCGGATCGAGGTCGATACCGCCGACGACCGGTTCCCGAAGAAGATCCGCAACGCGCAGAAGGCCAAGGTGCCGTTCATGCTGATCGCGGGCGACGACGACGTCAGCAAGGGCGCCGTGTCGTTCCGTTACCGCGACGGGTCGCAGAACAACGGCGTGCCGCTCGACGACGCCGTCGGCGAGATCCTGGAGGCGATCCGCACGCGGGCCGTCACCCCGTGA
- a CDS encoding MOSC N-terminal beta barrel domain-containing protein: protein MSHEAEHYGPVVGRVAGLRAFPVKSMTAPRLEHARVEASGLQHDRAWAVVDDEGAVVTAKQVNGLRDVAAVVPDGAHAPELVLAGEDEPLTGSAADAAVARLVGRPARLQVADGASFADVAPVHVVSRQAVERAAADEGTTFGDPACSVEEPRANVELDLVDGELETAWVGRELHLGDVVLRISQQPKHCLGVYADVLRAGTVEVGDDVRLV from the coding sequence GTGAGCCACGAAGCCGAGCACTACGGGCCGGTGGTCGGACGCGTCGCCGGCCTGCGCGCCTTCCCCGTGAAGTCCATGACCGCCCCCCGGCTTGAGCACGCCCGCGTCGAGGCGAGCGGCCTGCAGCACGACCGCGCCTGGGCTGTCGTCGACGACGAGGGGGCGGTGGTGACCGCCAAGCAGGTCAACGGTCTGCGGGACGTCGCCGCCGTCGTCCCGGACGGTGCGCACGCCCCCGAGCTGGTGCTCGCGGGCGAGGACGAGCCACTGACCGGCAGCGCCGCCGACGCGGCCGTCGCCCGGCTGGTCGGCCGGCCCGCCCGGCTTCAGGTGGCCGACGGCGCGTCGTTCGCGGACGTCGCGCCCGTGCACGTGGTGAGCCGTCAGGCCGTCGAGCGGGCGGCAGCCGACGAGGGCACCACCTTCGGCGACCCGGCGTGCAGCGTCGAGGAGCCGCGAGCGAACGTCGAGCTCGACCTCGTCGACGGCGAGCTCGAGACCGCGTGGGTCGGCCGCGAGCTGCACCTGGGCGACGTCGTCCTGCGCATCAGCCAGCAGCCGAAGCACTGCCTGGGCGTCTACGCCGACGTGCTGCGGGCCGGTACGGTCGAGGTCGGGGACGACGTCCGGCTCGTCTGA
- a CDS encoding TIGR02611 family protein has translation MEQPPPGERDHHLQDHHAHDRHPHDRATVVDEDEDRFAWRARLKRNPTTRRIYRIVVGVVGLAVMAVGILAIPAPGPGWAIVFVGLAILASEFEKADRLLGFARRHVHRWTTWISQQALWVRIAVGLATLVLVLAIFWAYFAAFGVPGWLPAFAHDLLVRVPGLE, from the coding sequence ATGGAGCAGCCGCCGCCGGGGGAGCGCGACCACCACCTTCAGGACCACCACGCCCACGATCGTCACCCTCACGACCGCGCGACGGTGGTCGACGAGGACGAGGATCGCTTCGCCTGGCGCGCTCGCCTCAAGCGAAATCCCACGACCCGACGCATCTACCGCATCGTGGTGGGGGTGGTCGGCCTGGCGGTCATGGCCGTGGGCATCCTGGCGATTCCGGCCCCCGGCCCGGGCTGGGCGATCGTGTTCGTCGGCCTGGCGATCTTGGCGAGCGAGTTCGAGAAGGCTGACCGGCTGCTCGGCTTCGCGCGCCGTCACGTGCATCGGTGGACCACGTGGATCAGCCAGCAGGCCCTGTGGGTGCGAATCGCCGTCGGGCTCGCCACCCTCGTGCTCGTGCTGGCCATCTTCTGGGCTTACTTCGCGGCGTTCGGCGTGCCCGGGTGGCTGCCCGCCTTCGCGCACGACCTCCTGGTGCGGGTGCCCGGGTTGGAGTGA
- a CDS encoding SsgA family sporulation/cell division regulator, which translates to MLQPPMSVIDDVDLRLVVPGDEGVQLTATLRFEASDPFAVEATFRAGAESISWVLGRDLLADGLHGDCGEGDVRVWPTVDRGRHVVMLQLSSPDGSALLAADATGLDAFLRRTYEAVPLGFEGDHLDLDSVVAKLLT; encoded by the coding sequence ATGCTGCAGCCCCCCATGTCGGTCATCGACGACGTCGACCTGCGCCTGGTGGTGCCAGGGGACGAAGGCGTCCAGCTGACCGCCACGCTGCGGTTCGAGGCCAGCGACCCGTTCGCCGTCGAGGCCACCTTCCGGGCCGGGGCGGAGTCGATCTCGTGGGTGCTCGGCCGCGACCTGCTCGCCGACGGCCTGCACGGTGACTGCGGCGAGGGTGACGTGCGCGTCTGGCCCACCGTCGACCGCGGGCGGCACGTGGTGATGCTGCAGCTCAGCTCCCCCGACGGCAGCGCCCTGCTGGCCGCCGACGCGACCGGCTTGGACGCCTTCTTGCGCCGTACCTACGAGGCCGTGCCGCTCGGCTTCGAGGGCGACCACCTCGACCTCGACTCGGTCGTCGCCAAGCTGCTCACCTGA
- a CDS encoding aminotransferase class IV, with translation MRVWVDGRLVDPQAPAICALDHGLTVGDGVFETLKVVDGEPFALTRHLRRLATSAAGLGLVPPDVTALREGMAAVLEAGEPIGFGRLRLTMTGGYGPLGSDRGDASPTYVVVASPVSRPEASTVVSVVPWTRNERSAVAGLKTTSYAENVVALAHARRHGASEALFTNTRGHLCEGTGSNVFVAVDGRLVTPPLSSGCLGGITRELLIEWAIDDGIEVVEAELGLDDLRAATEVLLTSSTRDVQPVRQVDDRHLEAPGALGTAAADLFRRRAAANVDP, from the coding sequence CTGCGGGTGTGGGTGGATGGTCGGCTCGTCGACCCGCAAGCCCCGGCGATCTGCGCGCTCGACCACGGACTCACGGTCGGCGACGGCGTCTTCGAGACGCTGAAGGTCGTCGACGGCGAGCCCTTTGCGCTCACCCGGCACCTGCGCCGCCTCGCGACCTCGGCCGCGGGGCTCGGGCTGGTGCCTCCCGACGTCACCGCGCTGCGAGAGGGCATGGCCGCCGTCCTGGAGGCCGGCGAGCCGATCGGTTTCGGCCGGCTGCGACTCACCATGACCGGCGGTTACGGGCCGCTCGGTTCCGACCGCGGTGATGCGTCGCCGACCTACGTCGTCGTGGCCTCGCCGGTGTCGCGTCCCGAGGCGTCGACGGTGGTGAGCGTGGTGCCCTGGACCCGCAACGAGCGCAGCGCCGTCGCCGGGCTGAAGACCACGTCGTACGCCGAGAACGTCGTGGCGCTGGCCCACGCCCGACGGCACGGGGCCAGCGAGGCGCTGTTCACCAACACGCGCGGGCACCTGTGTGAGGGCACCGGGTCGAACGTCTTCGTGGCTGTGGACGGCCGGCTGGTGACGCCGCCGCTGTCGTCCGGCTGCCTGGGTGGCATCACCCGCGAGCTGCTGATCGAGTGGGCGATCGACGACGGGATCGAGGTCGTGGAGGCCGAGCTGGGCCTGGACGACCTGCGGGCCGCCACGGAGGTGCTGCTGACCTCATCGACCCGCGACGTCCAGCCGGTGCGGCAGGTGGACGACCGCCACCTGGAGGCACCGGGGGCGCTCGGGACGGCAGCGGCCGACCTGTTCCGTCGGCGGGCTGCCGCGAACGTCGACCCCTGA